From Panicum hallii strain FIL2 chromosome 2, PHallii_v3.1, whole genome shotgun sequence, a single genomic window includes:
- the LOC112883590 gene encoding disease resistance protein RPM1-like isoform X1: MIDNVTLQAKIERASGRQSDVWSSLETGARIQIEHIRSVNWGQTYLGRRVCCSGQQQLGRCDWSGNVYIGNTTMDSSPVECKMEATALSLARSVLHGILSSARAAVFDEVARLIGVPNEVDFVRSELEMMQAFLGVVYAHPDAAGRTETVRTWVKQVRDLAYDVEDCLLDFALYAARASSSRAGSLLPGAIAERHRIAERIRDLKARVEQLNQRNLRYRIVVDSPAAGAAAEQAASSLPEHDANSAELAFQESDIIGRLDEKAKLTELISGAEPGEAAGRRRRMPLRGLVPSFWFNHVVEFFCVPTIGGPTGEAAVIPTSPRRPAGTLRVVSVWGMGGMGKSSLVWAVHNDPVLLDEFDCGAWVTVPHPLDNPEVFRRRLRKELGVARNQDLGQYLREKRYRVIVDDVHTNEEWDAICQVFQFRNSKGSRIIVTTRREDVARHCTKHVYELKPLGDAESMDLLCQKVYKTTEYTLPEDMAEQAKHILRRCRGLPLAISTIGGLLANRPKTSIEWRNLHEHLGAELESDLRNIPKVIVSSYDGLPYDLKSIFLYLSIFPENHEIRRTRLLRRWMAEGYIAKKRDMPVEDVAARSYTKLINRSMIQPSKVSPGETDRCRIHSMVLQIILSRFIEENQLFLVEEHSNEARQSKIRHLVVSRWKSRDEKLQNINMSYIRSLTIFGEYPSSLISPKMRLLRVLDLEDTVNMKNDDLKHIGELQHLRYLSLRGTDISKLPSSLQNLRYLETLDIQDTRVRQLPSSIVKLEDLRYLVAGVNFTKDLLQKMRDSRAENHEARLFGDIEAYLGCNRGECCEVSNVDHLCVRVPEGIEKLKNLHMLGAVNVARVNGVSGRFKKLMNLTTLRRLGVTGLTEEEGQDLCKSIGGLSQLQRLELRCVSIRFPARMDEPEIPRHLTSMRLCGKLIGMPEWISSLNNLATVKLLGTRLNQEDIMRLQNLRNLAFLGLWEDSYIEESLRFSASTFTKLKVLDIDGLENIRTMTIREGAMPQLELLWLNKCHSLHDNSFGVSGVQYLQSLKELLLKNCGEKQNLIDILQEQVNRHTRRPKFLIGKSRVVL; the protein is encoded by the exons ATGATTGATAACGTAACTCTGCAAGCCAAGATCGAACGTGCAAGTGGCCGCCAAAGTGAT GTATGGTCCTCTCTCGAAACCGGAGCAAGAATCCAAATTGAGCACATTAGAAGCGTAAATTGGGGCCAAACGTACCTAGGTCGACGTGTTTGCTGCTCCG GACAGCAACAGCTAGGTCGATGCGACTGGTCCGGAAACGTTTATATAGGCAACACAACCATGGACAGCTCGCCGGTAGAATGCAAGATGGAAGCGACGGCGCTGAGCTTGGCGAGGTCCGTGCTGCACGGCATCCTGAGCAGCGCCCGAGCGGCCGTCTTCGACGAGGTCGCGCGCCTCATCGGGGTCCCGAACGAGGTGGACTTCGTCCGCAGCGAGCTGGAGATGATGCAGGCCTTCCTCGGCGTGGTCTACGCCCACCCCGACGCCGCCGGGCGCACCGAGACCGTCAGGACGTGGGTGAAGCAGGTGCGCGACCTCGCATACGACGTCGAGGACTGCCTCCTCGACTTCGCGCTCTACGCGGCCAGGGCCTCCTCGTCGCGCGCCGGCTCGCTGCTCCCGGGCGCCATCGCCGAGCGCCACCGGATCGCGGAACGGATACGGGACCTCAAGGCCCGCGTCGAGCAGCTGAACCAGCGCAACCTGCGGTACCGCATCGTCGTGGACAGCCCCGCGgccggtgcggcggcggagcaggcgGCGTCCTCGCTCCCCGAGCACGACGCGAACTCGGCCGAGCTCGCGTTCCAGGAGTCCGACATCATCGGCCGGCTGGATGAGAAGGCTAAGCTGACCGAGCTGATCTCCGGGGCGGAGCCAGGCGAAGCAGCAGGAAGACGCCGCCGTATGCCACTGAGGGGGCTGGTGCCAAGCTTCTGGTTTAACCACGTCGTGGAATTTTTCTGCGTGCCAACCATAGGCGGGCCAACAGGCGAGGCGGCGGTAATCCCCACTTCGCCCCGACGACCCGCCGGCACGCTGCGCGTGGTATCGGTGTGGGGGATGGGCGGCATGGGGAAGTCGTCGCTGGTGTGGGCGGTGCACAACGACCCGGTGCTCCTCGACGAGTTCGACTGCGGCGCGTGGGTCACCGTGCCGCACCCGCTGGACAACCCCGAGGTGTTCCGGCGGCGGCTGAGGAAGGAGCTCGGCGTGGCGCGCAACCAGGACCTCGGGCAGTACCTGCGGGAGAAGCGGTATCGGGTCATAGTGGACGACGTGCACACCAACGAGGAGTGGGATGCTATTTGCCAGGTTTTCCAGTTCAGGAACAGCAAGGGAAGCCGAATCATCGTGACGACGCGGCGGGAGGACGTCGCCCGGCACTGCACCAAGCATGTCTACGAGCTGAAGCCACTGGGGGATGCCGAGTCCATGGATCTTCTCTGCCAGAAG GTCTACAAAACAACCGAGTACACTTTACCAGAGGACATGGCAGAGCAAGCCAAACATATCTTGAGGAGATGTCGTGGGCTTCCACTTGCCATATCTACAATAGGTGGTCTCCTCGCCAACAGGCCTAAAACAAGCATAGAATGGAGGAATCTGCACGAACACCTTGGAGCAGAGCTGGAGTCTGACCTCCGCAACATCCCCAAGGTGATTGTCTCAAGTTATGATGGCTTGCCGTATGACCTGAAGTCCATCTTCTTGTACCTCAGTATCTTCCCTGAGAACCATGAGATCAGACGCACCCGCCTGCTCAGGCGGTGGATGGCAGAAGGCTACATAGCAAAGAAACGTGACATGCCAGTGGAGGATGTAGCAGCGCGTTCCTATACCAAGCTCATCAACAGAAGCATGATTCAACCTTCTAAGGTCAGCCCTGGAGAAACTGATCGCTGCCGGATTCACAGCATGGTGTTGCAGATCATCCTGTCCAGGTTCATTGAGGAGAACCAACTATTCCTCGTCGAGGAGCACTCCAATGAGGCTCGACAAAGTAAGATACGCCACCTGGTGGTATCCAGATGGAAGAGTAGGGATGAGAAGCTGCAGAACATAAACATGTCATATATCCGATCATTGACAATCTTCGGGGAGTACCCTTCATCTCTCATCTCTCCAAAAATGCGACTGTTGAGAGTGCTGGACCTGGAGGACACTGTCAATATGAAGAATGATGACCTCAAGCACATAGGGGAGCTACAGCACCTAAGGTATCTGAGcctgagaggaacagatatttCTAAACTTCCTTCTTCCTTGCAGAACCTTCGTTACCTAGAGACATTAGATATCCAAGACACAAGGGTGAGACAACTCCCAAGCAGCATTGTCAAACTTGAGGACCTTCGATATCTTGTTGCTGGCGTCAACTTCACAAAAGATTTGCTGCAGAAGATGAGGGATTCAAGGGCAGAAAATCATGAAGCCCGTCTTTTTGGAGATATAGAAGCCTATCTAGGCTGCAACCGTGGTGAATGCTGTGAGGTTTCCAACGTGGACCATCTCTGTGTAAGAGTTCCTGAAGGAATTGAGAAATTAAAGAACTTGCATATGTTGGGGGCGGTCAATGTTGCCAGGGTAAATGGTGTGTCAGGAAGGTTCAAGAAGCTGATGAATTTGACAACTCTGCGACGATTGGGGGTCACGGGGCTCACCGAGGAAGAAGGCCAGGATCTGTGCAAGTCAATAGGAGGGCTTAGTCAATTGCAACGGCTTGAATTGCGCTGTGTCTCAATTAGATTTCCTGCCAGAATGGATGAACCAGAAATACCAAGACATCTAACTTCAATGAGGCTTTGTGGTAAACTCATTGGGATGCCTGAATGGATCAGTTCACTCAACAATCTAGCGACGGTGAAGCTTCTGGGGACACGACTGAATCAGGAGGACATCATGCGCCTTCAGAATTTGCGCAACCTAGCTTTCCTAGGCCTGTGGGAAGACTCCTACATAGAGGAGTCGTTGCGTTTCTCTGCTAGTACTTTCACAAAGCTAAAAGTCCTTGACATTGATGGGCTAGAGAACATTAGAACAATGACAATCCGGGAAGGAGCGATGCCTCAGCTTGAGCTACTTTGGCTGAACAAGTGTCATTCACTTCATGACAACAGTTTTGGCGTGTCTGGAGTGCAATACCTGCAGAGCCTAAAGGAGCTTCTTCTTAAGAATTGCGGCGAGAAACAGAATCTGATTGACATATTGCAAGAACAAGTCAACAGGCATACCAGACGTCC
- the LOC112883590 gene encoding disease resistance protein RPM1-like isoform X2, producing the protein MDSSPVECKMEATALSLARSVLHGILSSARAAVFDEVARLIGVPNEVDFVRSELEMMQAFLGVVYAHPDAAGRTETVRTWVKQVRDLAYDVEDCLLDFALYAARASSSRAGSLLPGAIAERHRIAERIRDLKARVEQLNQRNLRYRIVVDSPAAGAAAEQAASSLPEHDANSAELAFQESDIIGRLDEKAKLTELISGAEPGEAAGRRRRMPLRGLVPSFWFNHVVEFFCVPTIGGPTGEAAVIPTSPRRPAGTLRVVSVWGMGGMGKSSLVWAVHNDPVLLDEFDCGAWVTVPHPLDNPEVFRRRLRKELGVARNQDLGQYLREKRYRVIVDDVHTNEEWDAICQVFQFRNSKGSRIIVTTRREDVARHCTKHVYELKPLGDAESMDLLCQKVYKTTEYTLPEDMAEQAKHILRRCRGLPLAISTIGGLLANRPKTSIEWRNLHEHLGAELESDLRNIPKVIVSSYDGLPYDLKSIFLYLSIFPENHEIRRTRLLRRWMAEGYIAKKRDMPVEDVAARSYTKLINRSMIQPSKVSPGETDRCRIHSMVLQIILSRFIEENQLFLVEEHSNEARQSKIRHLVVSRWKSRDEKLQNINMSYIRSLTIFGEYPSSLISPKMRLLRVLDLEDTVNMKNDDLKHIGELQHLRYLSLRGTDISKLPSSLQNLRYLETLDIQDTRVRQLPSSIVKLEDLRYLVAGVNFTKDLLQKMRDSRAENHEARLFGDIEAYLGCNRGECCEVSNVDHLCVRVPEGIEKLKNLHMLGAVNVARVNGVSGRFKKLMNLTTLRRLGVTGLTEEEGQDLCKSIGGLSQLQRLELRCVSIRFPARMDEPEIPRHLTSMRLCGKLIGMPEWISSLNNLATVKLLGTRLNQEDIMRLQNLRNLAFLGLWEDSYIEESLRFSASTFTKLKVLDIDGLENIRTMTIREGAMPQLELLWLNKCHSLHDNSFGVSGVQYLQSLKELLLKNCGEKQNLIDILQEQVNRHTRRPKFLIGKSRVVL; encoded by the exons ATGGACAGCTCGCCGGTAGAATGCAAGATGGAAGCGACGGCGCTGAGCTTGGCGAGGTCCGTGCTGCACGGCATCCTGAGCAGCGCCCGAGCGGCCGTCTTCGACGAGGTCGCGCGCCTCATCGGGGTCCCGAACGAGGTGGACTTCGTCCGCAGCGAGCTGGAGATGATGCAGGCCTTCCTCGGCGTGGTCTACGCCCACCCCGACGCCGCCGGGCGCACCGAGACCGTCAGGACGTGGGTGAAGCAGGTGCGCGACCTCGCATACGACGTCGAGGACTGCCTCCTCGACTTCGCGCTCTACGCGGCCAGGGCCTCCTCGTCGCGCGCCGGCTCGCTGCTCCCGGGCGCCATCGCCGAGCGCCACCGGATCGCGGAACGGATACGGGACCTCAAGGCCCGCGTCGAGCAGCTGAACCAGCGCAACCTGCGGTACCGCATCGTCGTGGACAGCCCCGCGgccggtgcggcggcggagcaggcgGCGTCCTCGCTCCCCGAGCACGACGCGAACTCGGCCGAGCTCGCGTTCCAGGAGTCCGACATCATCGGCCGGCTGGATGAGAAGGCTAAGCTGACCGAGCTGATCTCCGGGGCGGAGCCAGGCGAAGCAGCAGGAAGACGCCGCCGTATGCCACTGAGGGGGCTGGTGCCAAGCTTCTGGTTTAACCACGTCGTGGAATTTTTCTGCGTGCCAACCATAGGCGGGCCAACAGGCGAGGCGGCGGTAATCCCCACTTCGCCCCGACGACCCGCCGGCACGCTGCGCGTGGTATCGGTGTGGGGGATGGGCGGCATGGGGAAGTCGTCGCTGGTGTGGGCGGTGCACAACGACCCGGTGCTCCTCGACGAGTTCGACTGCGGCGCGTGGGTCACCGTGCCGCACCCGCTGGACAACCCCGAGGTGTTCCGGCGGCGGCTGAGGAAGGAGCTCGGCGTGGCGCGCAACCAGGACCTCGGGCAGTACCTGCGGGAGAAGCGGTATCGGGTCATAGTGGACGACGTGCACACCAACGAGGAGTGGGATGCTATTTGCCAGGTTTTCCAGTTCAGGAACAGCAAGGGAAGCCGAATCATCGTGACGACGCGGCGGGAGGACGTCGCCCGGCACTGCACCAAGCATGTCTACGAGCTGAAGCCACTGGGGGATGCCGAGTCCATGGATCTTCTCTGCCAGAAG GTCTACAAAACAACCGAGTACACTTTACCAGAGGACATGGCAGAGCAAGCCAAACATATCTTGAGGAGATGTCGTGGGCTTCCACTTGCCATATCTACAATAGGTGGTCTCCTCGCCAACAGGCCTAAAACAAGCATAGAATGGAGGAATCTGCACGAACACCTTGGAGCAGAGCTGGAGTCTGACCTCCGCAACATCCCCAAGGTGATTGTCTCAAGTTATGATGGCTTGCCGTATGACCTGAAGTCCATCTTCTTGTACCTCAGTATCTTCCCTGAGAACCATGAGATCAGACGCACCCGCCTGCTCAGGCGGTGGATGGCAGAAGGCTACATAGCAAAGAAACGTGACATGCCAGTGGAGGATGTAGCAGCGCGTTCCTATACCAAGCTCATCAACAGAAGCATGATTCAACCTTCTAAGGTCAGCCCTGGAGAAACTGATCGCTGCCGGATTCACAGCATGGTGTTGCAGATCATCCTGTCCAGGTTCATTGAGGAGAACCAACTATTCCTCGTCGAGGAGCACTCCAATGAGGCTCGACAAAGTAAGATACGCCACCTGGTGGTATCCAGATGGAAGAGTAGGGATGAGAAGCTGCAGAACATAAACATGTCATATATCCGATCATTGACAATCTTCGGGGAGTACCCTTCATCTCTCATCTCTCCAAAAATGCGACTGTTGAGAGTGCTGGACCTGGAGGACACTGTCAATATGAAGAATGATGACCTCAAGCACATAGGGGAGCTACAGCACCTAAGGTATCTGAGcctgagaggaacagatatttCTAAACTTCCTTCTTCCTTGCAGAACCTTCGTTACCTAGAGACATTAGATATCCAAGACACAAGGGTGAGACAACTCCCAAGCAGCATTGTCAAACTTGAGGACCTTCGATATCTTGTTGCTGGCGTCAACTTCACAAAAGATTTGCTGCAGAAGATGAGGGATTCAAGGGCAGAAAATCATGAAGCCCGTCTTTTTGGAGATATAGAAGCCTATCTAGGCTGCAACCGTGGTGAATGCTGTGAGGTTTCCAACGTGGACCATCTCTGTGTAAGAGTTCCTGAAGGAATTGAGAAATTAAAGAACTTGCATATGTTGGGGGCGGTCAATGTTGCCAGGGTAAATGGTGTGTCAGGAAGGTTCAAGAAGCTGATGAATTTGACAACTCTGCGACGATTGGGGGTCACGGGGCTCACCGAGGAAGAAGGCCAGGATCTGTGCAAGTCAATAGGAGGGCTTAGTCAATTGCAACGGCTTGAATTGCGCTGTGTCTCAATTAGATTTCCTGCCAGAATGGATGAACCAGAAATACCAAGACATCTAACTTCAATGAGGCTTTGTGGTAAACTCATTGGGATGCCTGAATGGATCAGTTCACTCAACAATCTAGCGACGGTGAAGCTTCTGGGGACACGACTGAATCAGGAGGACATCATGCGCCTTCAGAATTTGCGCAACCTAGCTTTCCTAGGCCTGTGGGAAGACTCCTACATAGAGGAGTCGTTGCGTTTCTCTGCTAGTACTTTCACAAAGCTAAAAGTCCTTGACATTGATGGGCTAGAGAACATTAGAACAATGACAATCCGGGAAGGAGCGATGCCTCAGCTTGAGCTACTTTGGCTGAACAAGTGTCATTCACTTCATGACAACAGTTTTGGCGTGTCTGGAGTGCAATACCTGCAGAGCCTAAAGGAGCTTCTTCTTAAGAATTGCGGCGAGAAACAGAATCTGATTGACATATTGCAAGAACAAGTCAACAGGCATACCAGACGTCC
- the LOC112883591 gene encoding ribonuclease 2-like isoform X1, producing MAVLLLLWLAALLASSSASAPGFDYFVLALQWPGTVCRSSAAGGPCCSSNACCRSDRIGWFTIHGLWPSYAHGNGPTCCNNPDFDMAKISNLTMEFQKYWPSLYCSTPSLCSGGHGSLWAHEWEKHGTCSYPVIQDEYSYFSTTLHLYSSYNVTAMLASKFSIGADDGSRYLVADLVATVRSSFGASPLLLCEGGSLQELRLCFDKDLKPLDCINGGTGNEYDIIEHGRSCARYISLPSYKPHGGDTSGATRRFSANIMLAFFDAF from the exons ATGGCGGTGCTCCTCCTGCTCTGGTTGGCGGCTCTGCTCGCCTCCTCGTCTGCCTCCGCGCCGGGCTTCGACTACTTCGTGCTGGCGCTGCAGTGGCCGGGCACCGTCTGCCGGAGCAGCGCCGCCGGTGGCCCCTGCTGCTCATCCAACGCTTGCTGCCG TTCTGATCGGATCGGATGGTTCACAATTC ATGGGCTCTGGCCAAGTTATGCCCATGGGAACGGACCAACTTGCTGCAACAACCCAGATTTCGACATGGCAAAG ATCTCAAACCTGACGATGGAGTTTCAGAAGTACTGGCCCTCACTATACTGCAGCACGCCATCTCTCTGCTCCGGTGGCCATGGATCTCTGTGGGCGCATGAG TGGG AAAAACACGGGACATGCTCGTACCCTGTGATCCAGGACGAGTACAGCTACTTCTCTACAACCCTGCACTTGTACTCCAGCTACAATGTCACA GCTATGCTGGCAAGCAAGTTTAGCATAGGCGCAGATGATGGCAGCAGGTATCTGGTGGCGGACCTGGTTGCCACCGTCAGAAGCTCCTTTGGAGCGTCCCCTCTGTTGCTGTGCGAGGGAGGATCGTTGCAGGAACTCAGGTTGTGCTTCGACAAGGATCTGAAG CCTCTTGACTGCATAAATGGAGGAACTGGCAATGAGTATGATATAATAGAACATGGCAGGTCTTGTGCGAGGTACATCAGCCTGCCTTCTTATAAACCTCATG GTGGTGACACCAGTGGAGCCACGAGAAGATTTTCCGCAAACATAATGCTGGCCTTCTTTGATGCATTCTAG
- the LOC112883591 gene encoding ribonuclease 2-like isoform X2, whose translation MAVLLLLWLAALLASSSASAPGFDYFVLALQWPGTVCRSSAAGGPCCSSNACCRSDRIGWFTIHGLWPSYAHGNGPTCCNNPDFDMAKISNLTMEFQKYWPSLYCSTPSLCSGGHGSLWAHEWEKHGTCSYPVIQDEYSYFSTTLHLYSSYNVTAMLASKFSIGADDGSRYLVADLVATVRSSFGASPLLLCEGGSLQELRLCFDKDLKVLCEVHQPAFL comes from the exons ATGGCGGTGCTCCTCCTGCTCTGGTTGGCGGCTCTGCTCGCCTCCTCGTCTGCCTCCGCGCCGGGCTTCGACTACTTCGTGCTGGCGCTGCAGTGGCCGGGCACCGTCTGCCGGAGCAGCGCCGCCGGTGGCCCCTGCTGCTCATCCAACGCTTGCTGCCG TTCTGATCGGATCGGATGGTTCACAATTC ATGGGCTCTGGCCAAGTTATGCCCATGGGAACGGACCAACTTGCTGCAACAACCCAGATTTCGACATGGCAAAG ATCTCAAACCTGACGATGGAGTTTCAGAAGTACTGGCCCTCACTATACTGCAGCACGCCATCTCTCTGCTCCGGTGGCCATGGATCTCTGTGGGCGCATGAG TGGG AAAAACACGGGACATGCTCGTACCCTGTGATCCAGGACGAGTACAGCTACTTCTCTACAACCCTGCACTTGTACTCCAGCTACAATGTCACA GCTATGCTGGCAAGCAAGTTTAGCATAGGCGCAGATGATGGCAGCAGGTATCTGGTGGCGGACCTGGTTGCCACCGTCAGAAGCTCCTTTGGAGCGTCCCCTCTGTTGCTGTGCGAGGGAGGATCGTTGCAGGAACTCAGGTTGTGCTTCGACAAGGATCTGAAG GTCTTGTGCGAGGTACATCAGCCTGCCTTCTTATAA